From a single Sphingobium lignivorans genomic region:
- a CDS encoding zinc-dependent alcohol dehydrogenase family protein: MRAWQLAAGATSIDDLSLIEMPDPVPGPGEVAIRVHACSLNYRDQAIVRGQYMGGPVPSPIVPLSDGAGEVVAIGPGVSRFRAGDRVAGTFFQDWVDGPPNPHTGPALGAAGGRGMLAETVLLPEQGVVSIAASLSYAEAATLPCAGVTAWNALFEGPRPVRPGDRVLLLGTGGVSTIALLLAKAAGCEVIVTSSSDAKLERAKALGADHGVNYKAIEDWGRHVGTTLGGVDKVVEVGGAGTLHQSFAALRHNAEVALIGVLNPVGGPNPAALMMTGSILRGIFVGSRRMAERLAGAVDANGIKPVIGATFSFEDAKAAYAYVESPDLFGKAVIAFS; this comes from the coding sequence ATGCGTGCATGGCAACTGGCGGCGGGCGCCACCTCGATCGATGATCTGAGCCTGATCGAGATGCCCGATCCAGTGCCCGGCCCCGGCGAGGTCGCAATCCGCGTCCACGCCTGCTCCCTCAATTATCGCGATCAGGCGATCGTGCGCGGCCAGTATATGGGCGGGCCGGTGCCATCGCCCATCGTGCCGCTGTCGGACGGGGCGGGCGAGGTGGTCGCGATCGGCCCCGGCGTCTCGCGCTTCCGGGCCGGCGACCGGGTAGCCGGCACGTTCTTCCAGGACTGGGTCGACGGGCCGCCCAATCCCCACACCGGCCCCGCGCTCGGCGCGGCGGGCGGGCGGGGCATGCTCGCCGAAACCGTGCTACTGCCCGAGCAGGGCGTCGTCTCCATCGCCGCGTCGCTGAGCTATGCGGAAGCCGCGACGCTCCCCTGCGCTGGCGTGACGGCCTGGAACGCGCTGTTCGAGGGACCGCGACCGGTGCGCCCGGGCGACCGCGTACTGCTGCTCGGCACCGGCGGCGTCTCCACCATCGCGCTGCTGCTGGCCAAGGCAGCGGGCTGCGAGGTCATCGTCACATCCTCGAGCGACGCCAAGCTCGAGCGGGCGAAGGCACTCGGCGCCGACCATGGCGTCAACTACAAGGCGATCGAGGACTGGGGGCGCCATGTCGGCACGACGCTGGGCGGCGTGGACAAGGTGGTCGAGGTCGGCGGGGCCGGCACGCTGCACCAGAGCTTCGCCGCGCTGCGTCACAATGCCGAGGTGGCACTGATCGGCGTGCTCAATCCCGTCGGCGGGCCCAATCCGGCCGCGCTCATGATGACGGGCAGCATCCTGCGCGGCATCTTCGTGGGCTCGCGGCGCATGGCGGAGCGGCTGGCCGGGGCCGTGGACGCCAATGGCATCAAGCCCGTGATCGGCGCGACCTTCAGCTTCGAGGATGCGAAGGCGGCTTATGCCTATGTCGAATCCCCGGACCTGTTCGGCAAGGCGGTGATCGCATTCTCCTGA
- a CDS encoding alpha/beta fold hydrolase translates to MASFLMIHGAWHGGWCFERLRMPLEARGHAMAAPDLPGMGGDARALAAATLDRWADFAIAQADALPGPVILCGHSRGGLVVSRAAERAPEAFAALVYVAALLCEDGRSLYDMMGEPQHGGFSNGLSPVADGLGVALSVQAAIPLFYSRCDPQVQAASAARLVAEPVRPLGTPVRVTPERFGRVPRHYVECIHDRVLPLATQRAMTAALPCASVTTLDSDHSPFLCIPDALAGALTTIAERTQA, encoded by the coding sequence ATGGCGAGCTTCCTGATGATCCATGGCGCCTGGCATGGCGGCTGGTGCTTCGAGCGGCTGCGCATGCCGCTGGAAGCGCGGGGACATGCCATGGCGGCGCCGGACCTGCCCGGCATGGGCGGGGACGCGCGGGCCCTGGCGGCAGCGACGCTCGACCGCTGGGCGGACTTCGCCATCGCGCAGGCAGACGCCTTGCCGGGGCCGGTGATCCTGTGCGGACACAGCCGGGGCGGGCTCGTCGTCAGCCGCGCCGCCGAGCGCGCGCCCGAGGCATTCGCGGCGCTGGTCTATGTCGCGGCGCTGCTGTGCGAGGATGGCCGCAGCCTCTACGACATGATGGGCGAGCCGCAGCATGGCGGCTTTTCCAATGGGCTCTCGCCCGTCGCGGACGGGCTGGGCGTGGCGCTCTCCGTACAAGCGGCGATCCCGCTCTTCTACAGCCGCTGCGATCCGCAGGTGCAGGCCGCGAGCGCCGCGCGCCTCGTGGCGGAACCGGTGCGTCCGCTCGGCACGCCGGTCCGCGTCACGCCGGAGCGCTTCGGCCGCGTGCCGCGCCATTATGTGGAATGCATCCATGACAGGGTCCTGCCGCTGGCGACGCAGCGCGCCATGACGGCGGCCCTTCCCTGCGCGAGCGTGACCACGCTCGACAGCGACCACAGCCCGTTCCTGTGCATACCCGACGCACTGGCGGGCGCCCTGACAACGATAGCGGAGAGGACGCAGGCATGA
- a CDS encoding VOC family protein: protein MNRTMGFGGQVGTVCQMAYVVKDMDEAIDWWVSKLGIGPWFFLPRFGGEGHVFRGAPCTSDVAIAMSFAGSMNIELLQPLDDNPSVYKETIDRVGYGFHHFGLAIDGDEIEAEVERRIARGEVLAHRAPVPTGGSVAYFEGGPGAPGFVELIPATPGMDEGFTRFWEQTRGWDGKDPVRSFL from the coding sequence ATGAACAGGACAATGGGTTTCGGCGGGCAGGTCGGCACGGTCTGCCAGATGGCCTATGTCGTGAAGGACATGGACGAAGCGATCGACTGGTGGGTCAGCAAGCTCGGCATCGGCCCGTGGTTCTTCCTCCCGCGCTTCGGTGGGGAAGGGCATGTGTTCCGGGGCGCGCCCTGCACCAGCGACGTCGCCATCGCGATGAGCTTTGCGGGCTCGATGAACATCGAGCTGCTGCAGCCGCTCGATGACAATCCCTCGGTCTACAAGGAGACGATCGACCGGGTGGGCTATGGCTTTCACCATTTCGGCCTCGCCATCGACGGCGACGAGATCGAGGCGGAAGTCGAGCGCCGCATCGCGCGGGGCGAAGTGCTCGCGCATCGTGCGCCGGTGCCCACCGGCGGGTCGGTCGCCTATTTCGAAGGCGGGCCGGGCGCGCCGGGCTTCGTCGAGCTGATCCCCGCGACCCCCGGCATGGATGAGGGCTTCACGCGCTTCTGGGAGCAGACGCGGGGCTGGGACGGCAAGGATCCGGTGCGCTCCTTCCTCTGA
- the ligM gene encoding vanillate/3-O-methylgallate O-demethylase — translation MSTPTNLEQVLAAGGNTVEMLRNSQIGAYVYPVVAPEFSNWRTEQWAWRNSAVLFDQTHHMVDLYIRGKDALKLLSDTMINSPKGWEPNKAKQYVPVTPYGHVIGDGIIFYLAEEEFVYVGRAPAANWLMYHAQTGGYNVDIVHDDRSPSRPMGKPVQRISWRFQIQGPKAWDVIEKLHGGTLEKLKFFNMAEMNIAGMKIRTLRHGMAGAPGLEIWGPYETQEKARNAILEAGKEFGLIPVGSRAYPSNTLESGWIPSPLPAIYTGDKLKAYREWLPANSYEASGAIGGSFVSSNIEDYYVNPYEIGYGPFVKFDHDFIGRDALEAIDPATQRKKVTLAWNGDDMAKIYASLFDTEADAHYKFFDLPLANYANTNADAVLDAAGNVVGMSMFTGYSYNEKRALSLATIDHEIPVGTELTVLWGEENGGTRKTTVEPHKQMAVRAVVSPVPYSVTARETYEGGWRKAAVTA, via the coding sequence ATGTCGACACCTACCAATCTTGAACAAGTGCTTGCCGCTGGCGGCAACACCGTCGAAATGCTGCGCAACAGCCAGATCGGTGCCTATGTGTATCCGGTGGTGGCGCCGGAATTCTCCAACTGGCGCACCGAGCAGTGGGCATGGCGCAATTCGGCAGTGCTCTTCGACCAGACCCACCACATGGTCGACCTCTACATCCGTGGCAAGGACGCGCTGAAGCTGCTCTCCGACACGATGATCAACTCGCCCAAGGGCTGGGAGCCCAACAAGGCGAAGCAGTACGTTCCCGTGACGCCTTATGGCCATGTCATCGGCGACGGCATCATCTTCTACCTCGCCGAGGAAGAGTTCGTGTATGTCGGCCGCGCGCCGGCCGCCAACTGGCTGATGTATCATGCGCAGACCGGCGGCTATAACGTCGACATCGTGCATGACGACCGCTCGCCGAGCCGCCCGATGGGCAAGCCCGTGCAGCGCATCTCCTGGCGCTTCCAGATCCAGGGCCCGAAGGCCTGGGACGTGATCGAGAAGCTGCACGGCGGCACGCTCGAGAAGCTCAAGTTCTTCAATATGGCCGAGATGAACATCGCCGGCATGAAGATCCGCACCCTGCGTCACGGCATGGCCGGCGCGCCGGGTCTCGAGATCTGGGGTCCCTACGAAACCCAGGAGAAGGCCCGCAACGCGATCCTCGAGGCAGGCAAGGAATTCGGCCTCATTCCGGTCGGCTCGCGCGCCTATCCCTCGAACACGCTGGAATCCGGCTGGATCCCGAGCCCGCTGCCGGCCATCTACACCGGCGACAAGCTCAAGGCCTATCGCGAGTGGCTGCCGGCCAACAGCTATGAGGCGAGCGGCGCCATCGGCGGTTCGTTCGTGTCCAGCAACATCGAGGACTATTACGTCAATCCCTACGAGATCGGCTATGGTCCCTTCGTGAAGTTCGACCACGACTTCATCGGCCGCGACGCTCTCGAGGCGATCGACCCCGCCACGCAGCGCAAGAAGGTCACGCTGGCCTGGAACGGCGACGACATGGCGAAGATCTACGCGTCGCTGTTCGACACCGAGGCCGACGCGCACTACAAGTTCTTCGACCTGCCGCTGGCCAACTATGCCAACACCAATGCCGACGCCGTCCTCGACGCGGCCGGCAACGTGGTCGGCATGTCGATGTTCACCGGCTATTCCTACAACGAGAAGCGCGCGCTTTCGCTCGCGACGATCGACCACGAGATCCCCGTCGGCACCGAGCTGACGGTCCTGTGGGGCGAGGAAAATGGCGGCACGCGCAAGACCACGGTCGAGCCGCACAAGCAGATGGCCGTTCGCGCCGTCGTGAGCCCGGTCCCCTATTCGGTGACCGCGCGCGAGACGTACGAAGGCGGCTGGCGCAAGGCTGCCGTCACGGCCTGA
- a CDS encoding methylenetetrahydrofolate reductase: MATATLDKAALSRLFTDYSLEITPKDVEALENAAHMIPPGTLISVTFLPGAEYEDRARAAKRIQELGFRPVPHLSARRLIDEADLRTYLDMLKGVIDLKHVFVIAGDPNEPLGIYEDALALIDSGILKEYGIEHCGISGYPEGHPDITDEKLAKAMHDKVASLKRQGIDYSIMTQFGFDAEPVLEWLKQIRSEGIDGPVRIGLAGPASIKTLLRFAARCGVGTSAKVVKKYGLSITSLIGSAGPDPVIEDLTPVLGPEHGQVHLHFYPFGGLVKTNEWIVNFKGKQGI; the protein is encoded by the coding sequence ATGGCTACTGCAACGCTCGACAAGGCCGCCCTGTCGCGGCTGTTTACCGACTACTCGCTCGAGATCACGCCCAAGGACGTGGAAGCGCTGGAAAATGCCGCGCACATGATCCCGCCCGGCACGCTGATCTCCGTGACGTTCCTCCCCGGCGCCGAATATGAGGATCGCGCCCGCGCCGCCAAGCGCATCCAGGAGCTGGGCTTTCGGCCGGTGCCCCATCTCTCGGCCCGCCGCCTGATCGACGAGGCGGACCTGCGCACCTATCTCGACATGCTCAAGGGCGTCATCGATCTCAAGCATGTGTTCGTGATCGCCGGCGATCCCAACGAACCGCTCGGCATCTACGAGGACGCGCTGGCACTGATCGACAGCGGCATCCTCAAGGAATATGGCATCGAGCATTGCGGCATCTCGGGCTATCCGGAAGGTCATCCGGACATCACCGACGAGAAGCTCGCCAAGGCGATGCACGACAAGGTGGCCTCGCTGAAGCGGCAGGGCATCGATTATTCGATCATGACCCAGTTCGGCTTCGACGCCGAGCCGGTGCTCGAGTGGCTCAAGCAGATCCGCAGCGAAGGCATTGACGGGCCCGTCCGCATCGGCCTGGCCGGCCCGGCCTCGATCAAGACACTGCTGCGCTTCGCCGCGCGGTGCGGCGTGGGCACCTCGGCCAAGGTCGTCAAGAAATATGGCCTCTCCATCACCAGCCTGATCGGCAGCGCCGGCCCGGACCCGGTGATCGAGGACCTGACGCCGGTGCTCGGCCCGGAACATGGCCAGGTGCATCTGCACTTCTATCCCTTCGGTGGCCTGGTGAAGACCAACGAGTGGATCGTCAATTTCAAGGGGAAGCAGGGCATCTGA
- a CDS encoding formate--tetrahydrofolate ligase produces the protein MAQGSDIEIAREAKMQNIAEVGAKVGIPQDALLNYGPYKAKLSWDFINSVQGNQDGKLILVTAINPTPAGEGKTTTTVGLADGLNRIGKKTVAALREPSLGPCFGVKGGAAGGGYAQVVPMEDINLHFTGDFHAITSANNLLAALIDNHIYWGNKLGLDPRRIAWRRVLDMNDRALRSIVNSLGGVSNGYPREDGFDITVASEVMAILCLSSDLKDLERRLGNIHAGYTRERKAVLASELNASGAMTVLLKDALQPNMVQTLENNPVLIHGGPFANIAHGCNSVLATKTALKIADYVVTEAGFGADLGAEKFFDIKCRKAGLKPSAAVIVATIRALKMHGGVDKADLGAANPEAVRKGGVNLARHIENVRQFGVPVVVAINQFITDTDEEMAVVKEIAAAAGAEAVLCSHWANGSAGTEELAHKVVALAESGSSNFAPLYEDSMPLFEKIDTIAKRIYRATEATADSSVRNKLKGWEADGFGHLPVCMAKTQYSFSTDPALRGAPTDHVVPVRDVILSAGAEFIVAVCGDIMRMPGLPKVPSADFIKLDEQGQIQGLF, from the coding sequence ATGGCACAAGGCTCCGATATCGAGATCGCCCGCGAAGCGAAGATGCAGAATATCGCGGAGGTCGGCGCGAAAGTCGGCATCCCGCAGGACGCGCTGCTGAACTACGGCCCCTACAAGGCCAAGCTGAGCTGGGACTTCATCAACAGCGTCCAGGGCAACCAGGACGGCAAGCTGATCCTCGTCACCGCGATCAACCCGACGCCGGCCGGCGAAGGCAAGACCACGACCACCGTGGGTTTGGCCGACGGCCTCAACCGCATCGGCAAGAAGACCGTGGCGGCACTGCGCGAGCCTTCGCTCGGCCCCTGCTTCGGCGTGAAGGGCGGCGCTGCCGGCGGCGGCTATGCGCAGGTCGTGCCGATGGAGGACATCAACCTCCACTTCACCGGCGACTTCCATGCCATCACTTCGGCGAACAACCTGCTCGCCGCGCTGATCGACAACCACATCTACTGGGGCAACAAGCTCGGCCTCGATCCGCGCCGCATCGCCTGGCGCCGCGTGCTGGACATGAACGACCGGGCGCTGCGCTCGATCGTCAATTCGCTGGGCGGCGTCTCGAACGGCTATCCGCGCGAGGACGGCTTCGACATCACCGTGGCTTCGGAAGTCATGGCGATCCTGTGCCTCTCCTCGGACCTCAAGGACCTCGAGCGGCGCCTGGGCAACATCCACGCCGGCTACACCCGCGAGCGCAAGGCCGTGCTGGCCAGCGAGCTGAATGCCTCGGGCGCCATGACCGTGCTGCTCAAGGACGCGCTGCAGCCGAACATGGTGCAGACGCTGGAGAATAATCCGGTGCTCATCCATGGCGGCCCGTTCGCGAACATCGCGCATGGCTGCAACTCGGTGCTCGCCACCAAGACCGCGCTCAAGATCGCCGATTATGTGGTGACGGAAGCCGGCTTCGGTGCCGACCTGGGCGCGGAGAAGTTCTTCGACATCAAGTGCCGCAAGGCGGGCCTCAAGCCCTCGGCCGCAGTGATCGTGGCGACGATCCGCGCGCTCAAGATGCATGGCGGCGTCGACAAGGCGGACCTGGGTGCAGCGAACCCGGAGGCGGTCCGCAAGGGCGGCGTCAATCTCGCCCGCCACATCGAGAATGTCCGCCAGTTCGGCGTACCGGTGGTGGTCGCGATCAACCAGTTCATCACGGACACCGACGAGGAAATGGCCGTGGTGAAGGAAATCGCCGCAGCCGCGGGCGCCGAGGCCGTGCTGTGCAGCCACTGGGCCAACGGATCGGCCGGCACCGAGGAGCTGGCGCACAAGGTCGTCGCGCTCGCCGAGAGCGGCTCGTCCAACTTCGCGCCGCTCTATGAAGACAGCATGCCGCTGTTCGAGAAGATCGACACGATCGCCAAGCGCATCTACCGCGCGACCGAGGCAACCGCGGACAGCAGCGTGCGCAACAAGCTCAAGGGCTGGGAAGCGGACGGCTTCGGCCATCTGCCGGTCTGCATGGCCAAGACGCAGTACAGCTTCTCGACCGACCCGGCGCTGCGCGGCGCCCCGACCGACCATGTCGTGCCCGTGCGCGACGTGATCCTCTCGGCAGGCGCAGAGTTCATCGTGGCGGTCTGCGGCGACATCATGCGCATGCCCGGCCTGCCCAAGGTCCCCTCGGCGGACTTCATCAAGCTCGACGAGCAGGGCCAGATCCAGGGCCTGTTCTGA
- a CDS encoding phosphotransferase — protein sequence MTDAERADAEGAAEQPLAGGRGTRGVVRVGDTVRRPPRDNAAFARALLRHLEDAAPGIAPAFLGQDAQGRDMLGWIAGDVEPSLRDYDDAAVIAAARLLRRLHDSTRGTALAGESEVACHFDCGPYNAIFRDGLPVAWIDFDMAAPGRAIDDLAYLIWMWSISSQANRAPLAAQCRQVALAVRHYGLAPAERAGLMVAIIGRIDGNIRYWEAALCDLQRVTVSEEKARVMLRWSHDERAHMLRHKTAFAAALEAG from the coding sequence ATGACCGACGCGGAGAGGGCAGATGCGGAAGGCGCAGCGGAACAGCCGCTCGCGGGTGGACGGGGGACGCGCGGCGTGGTGCGCGTTGGCGACACCGTCCGCCGCCCGCCGCGCGACAACGCCGCCTTTGCGCGCGCACTGCTGCGCCATCTGGAGGATGCGGCCCCGGGTATCGCGCCGGCCTTTCTCGGCCAGGATGCGCAGGGGCGGGACATGCTCGGCTGGATCGCGGGCGACGTCGAGCCATCGCTGCGGGACTATGACGACGCGGCGGTCATTGCGGCGGCGCGATTGCTACGCCGCCTGCACGATTCCACGCGCGGCACGGCATTGGCGGGGGAGAGCGAAGTCGCCTGCCATTTCGATTGCGGGCCCTATAATGCCATATTCCGCGACGGCCTGCCGGTGGCCTGGATCGATTTCGACATGGCCGCGCCCGGCCGGGCGATCGACGACCTGGCCTATCTGATCTGGATGTGGTCGATCTCTTCACAAGCGAACCGCGCGCCGCTCGCCGCGCAATGCCGGCAGGTCGCCCTCGCTGTCCGCCATTATGGGCTCGCGCCGGCCGAGCGGGCCGGGCTGATGGTGGCCATCATCGGGCGGATCGACGGCAATATCCGTTACTGGGAAGCCGCCCTGTGCGATTTGCAGCGCGTCACGGTGAGCGAGGAGAAGGCGCGTGTCATGCTGCGCTGGTCCCACGACGAACGCGCGCATATGCTGCGCCACAAGACGGCCTTTGCTGCAGCCCTTGAGGCTGGCTGA
- a CDS encoding nuclear transport factor 2 family protein, giving the protein MITGTGQQQDAGDAYAADRAAIMQLEAEYLMALDWGDAESYAALFAPEGRLEWARGTAVGPEAIYREIGIYKEAIKQYYGDDGSGKPVVLRHFITNQAIYVHGDTAKGVIYWFEVANNGPGHSPAIGSYGHYEDSMRKVDGAWKFVSRKIFNEQLPERGAGPENPARAARLP; this is encoded by the coding sequence ATGATCACCGGAACCGGCCAGCAACAGGATGCGGGCGATGCCTATGCCGCCGATCGCGCGGCGATCATGCAGCTCGAGGCGGAGTATCTGATGGCGCTCGACTGGGGCGATGCGGAATCCTACGCCGCCCTGTTCGCACCCGAAGGCCGGCTCGAATGGGCGCGGGGCACAGCCGTCGGCCCCGAGGCGATCTACCGCGAGATCGGCATCTACAAGGAAGCCATCAAGCAATATTATGGCGACGATGGCTCGGGCAAACCCGTCGTGCTGCGCCACTTCATCACCAATCAGGCGATCTATGTGCATGGCGACACCGCGAAGGGCGTCATCTACTGGTTCGAGGTGGCCAATAATGGCCCCGGCCACAGCCCCGCGATCGGCAGCTACGGCCATTATGAGGACTCCATGCGCAAGGTCGATGGCGCATGGAAGTTCGTCAGCCGCAAGATCTTCAATGAGCAGCTGCCCGAGCGCGGCGCCGGCCCGGAAAACCCGGCCCGCGCAGCCCGCCTTCCCTGA
- a CDS encoding MFS transporter has protein sequence MAIAPVTGQGAPKEGTQAHSWPSAPAAYYGLTVIIIATFLSFFDSTVFGMLAERIKIDFGLSDTQLGILGGPASIIFYVFVGIPLARLVDLYPRRIILAISAAVTGGVTMLSGLAQNFGQFIAARMLLGAGGSAHAPGSYSLIVDMFRPKRIPISFALLQLGFIGGTTLGVFFGGMMIAATSHWEPSQVMGLRIFGWQWILIGLGLLSFPAALLFLFIKEPGRRLAPVEAVVVPEAVPLGRKVLTFMGFDALKGIRAKGVVYYPLFFALALSATESQGIGFWRVPFLVRTYGLDEARIGQVLAPMLLVAQLVGLVLGGVMVSWFARRHKDANVRTAAICFTAVTVCTLAAPLMPSGELAMGAMAIATMFGLAGAPAQNAAIQRVAPQAMRGQVTAFYLFMFTFFGAMGSFVIGAVAQYVVGDEARLWQAIFITALVLLPLATISMWRACKPYRAEIERLEAAEAAIAAQTTETAKGS, from the coding sequence ATGGCAATTGCACCCGTCACGGGGCAGGGGGCGCCGAAGGAAGGTACGCAAGCGCATAGCTGGCCATCCGCGCCGGCCGCTTATTATGGCCTCACGGTCATCATCATCGCGACATTCCTGAGTTTCTTCGACAGCACGGTGTTCGGCATGCTGGCCGAGCGCATCAAGATCGACTTCGGCCTGTCCGATACGCAGCTCGGCATCCTGGGCGGGCCCGCCAGCATCATCTTCTATGTCTTCGTCGGCATTCCGCTCGCGCGCCTCGTCGATCTCTATCCGCGCCGGATCATCCTCGCGATCAGTGCCGCGGTGACGGGCGGCGTGACGATGCTGAGCGGCCTTGCGCAGAATTTCGGCCAGTTCATCGCGGCGCGCATGCTGCTCGGCGCGGGCGGATCGGCCCATGCGCCCGGCTCCTATTCCCTCATCGTCGACATGTTCCGGCCCAAGCGCATCCCCATTTCCTTCGCCTTGCTGCAGCTCGGCTTCATCGGCGGGACCACGCTGGGCGTGTTCTTCGGCGGCATGATGATCGCGGCGACATCGCATTGGGAGCCGAGCCAGGTGATGGGGCTGCGCATCTTCGGCTGGCAGTGGATCCTCATCGGCCTTGGTCTTCTGTCCTTTCCGGCGGCGCTGCTCTTCCTGTTCATCAAGGAGCCCGGCCGTCGCCTCGCGCCGGTCGAGGCGGTGGTGGTGCCGGAAGCGGTGCCGCTGGGCCGCAAGGTGCTCACTTTCATGGGCTTCGATGCGCTCAAGGGCATCCGTGCCAAGGGCGTGGTCTATTATCCGCTGTTCTTCGCGCTCGCGCTCAGCGCGACGGAAAGCCAGGGCATCGGCTTCTGGCGCGTGCCTTTCCTGGTGCGCACCTACGGGCTGGACGAGGCGCGGATCGGCCAGGTGCTCGCACCGATGCTGCTGGTCGCGCAGCTCGTGGGGCTGGTGCTCGGCGGCGTCATGGTCTCCTGGTTCGCGCGCCGGCACAAGGACGCCAATGTCCGCACGGCGGCCATCTGCTTCACGGCGGTGACGGTCTGCACGCTCGCCGCGCCGCTGATGCCGAGCGGTGAGCTGGCCATGGGCGCCATGGCGATCGCCACCATGTTCGGTCTGGCCGGCGCGCCGGCGCAGAACGCGGCGATCCAGCGGGTGGCGCCGCAGGCGATGCGCGGGCAGGTGACCGCCTTCTATCTGTTCATGTTCACCTTCTTCGGTGCGATGGGCAGCTTCGTCATCGGCGCGGTCGCGCAATATGTGGTGGGGGATGAAGCGCGGCTCTGGCAGGCCATCTTCATCACCGCGCTGGTGCTGCTCCCGCTCGCCACGATCAGCATGTGGCGGGCCTGCAAACCCTATCGCGCGGAAATCGAGCGACTGGAGGCCGCCGAGGCGGCAATTGCCGCGCAAACCACGGAAACAGCCAAGGGGAGTTGA
- a CDS encoding NAD-dependent succinate-semialdehyde dehydrogenase, with the protein MTAYPSLHMIIDGEAVTGGDRRTQTIVNPATGETLGELPLADTADLDRALETAQRGFQRWRNSTPQERAAVLSGAARLLMERQETLARIATMEQGKTLAESRIEVMMVAGLFNFYAGEVFRLYGRALVRPAGTRSTVTYEPVGPVAAFSPWNFPLGNPGRKLGAPIAAGCSVIMKSAEETPASVLGVLQCLLDAGLPSDVAQAVFGVPDEVSRYLLASPVIRKLSFTGSTVVGKHLAKLAADDLKRTTMELGGHGPVLVFNDVDVDRVLDVMVGHKYRNAGQVCVSPTRFIVQEDVYETFRDGFAERAKALRVGNGLEDGIQMGPMANARRPDAMERLIGSAVDAGATLNAGGERIGNQGFFYAPSVLSEVPLDAEIMNEEPFGPVALINPYRTADEMIAEANRLPYGLAAYSWTNDVKMQRRIAREVETGMLGINSVAIGGADSPFGGVKWSGHGHEDGPEGVQACLVTKAVHEG; encoded by the coding sequence ATGACCGCCTATCCGTCCCTTCACATGATTATCGACGGTGAGGCCGTCACTGGCGGCGACCGCCGCACGCAGACCATCGTCAACCCCGCCACGGGCGAGACGCTGGGCGAATTGCCGCTCGCCGACACCGCCGATCTCGACCGGGCGCTCGAAACGGCGCAGCGCGGCTTCCAGCGCTGGCGCAACAGCACGCCGCAGGAACGGGCCGCCGTCCTCTCCGGCGCGGCGCGGCTGCTCATGGAGCGGCAGGAGACGCTGGCGCGCATCGCCACCATGGAGCAGGGCAAGACGCTGGCGGAATCCCGCATCGAAGTGATGATGGTCGCCGGCCTGTTCAATTTCTACGCGGGCGAGGTGTTCCGCCTCTATGGGCGCGCGCTGGTGCGTCCGGCCGGCACCCGCTCGACCGTTACTTATGAGCCCGTCGGTCCCGTCGCGGCCTTCTCCCCGTGGAATTTCCCGCTCGGCAATCCGGGCCGCAAGCTCGGCGCGCCGATCGCGGCGGGCTGCTCGGTCATCATGAAGTCGGCCGAAGAGACGCCGGCGTCCGTGCTTGGCGTGCTCCAGTGCCTGCTGGATGCCGGTCTTCCCAGCGACGTGGCGCAGGCCGTGTTCGGCGTGCCGGACGAAGTGTCGCGCTATCTGCTGGCCTCGCCCGTCATCCGCAAGCTCAGCTTCACCGGATCGACGGTGGTCGGCAAGCATCTCGCGAAGCTCGCCGCCGACGACCTCAAGCGCACGACGATGGAGCTTGGCGGCCACGGCCCGGTGCTCGTCTTCAACGATGTCGACGTCGACCGCGTCCTCGATGTGATGGTCGGGCACAAGTATCGCAATGCCGGGCAGGTCTGCGTTTCCCCCACGCGCTTCATCGTGCAGGAGGATGTCTACGAGACCTTCCGCGACGGCTTTGCCGAGCGCGCGAAGGCGCTGCGGGTCGGCAACGGCCTCGAGGACGGCATCCAGATGGGCCCGATGGCCAATGCCCGCCGCCCGGACGCGATGGAGCGGCTGATCGGCAGCGCCGTCGATGCCGGGGCGACGCTCAATGCCGGTGGCGAGCGGATCGGCAACCAGGGCTTCTTCTACGCGCCCTCCGTGCTGAGCGAGGTTCCGCTGGACGCCGAGATCATGAACGAGGAGCCCTTCGGCCCCGTCGCGCTCATCAATCCCTACCGCACGGCCGACGAGATGATCGCGGAAGCCAATCGCCTGCCTTACGGCCTTGCCGCCTATAGCTGGACCAACGACGTGAAGATGCAGCGCCGCATCGCCCGCGAGGTCGAGACCGGCATGCTCGGCATCAACAGCGTTGCCATCGGCGGCGCGGATTCGCCCTTCGGCGGCGTCAAATGGTCGGGTCACGGCCATGAGGACGGCCCGGAAGGCGTGCAGGCCTGCCTCGTCACCAAGGCGGTGCACGAGGGCTGA